In Candidatus Saccharimonadales bacterium, the genomic window TCGAATGGTAATGCTATTGCCACTGGCAGATATGGCGGCGCTGACGTTGCCGCCTGATTCAATCTTGATAAAATCATTGAGATTTTGACCTGCGCCAATTGGGCTGTCGAAGGTCAGCACGATCGGCTGGCCGGAGGAGATTTTGTAACTGCCAATGTTGACTGATTGCACTTTTGGGCCGCCCGATGTTGCGAAAGCAAGTGTATATGGAGCTGCTAAATAGCCGCCGTCGGCGGACGTGATGTTCTCAACGCTGAGCTGTAGCGACACGCTCCGGGGCAGCGGCTGTTCCAGCTTGAATGTCACGACCTTGTCTTTGAACGTTGGGGTGGCCTTGATTGTCAGGGCCGGGCCGGTGGTGGTCTTGAGTGTCACATTCTTATAATTGTTGGCGGGCTTGTTGAGAGTCAGGGTAATTTCTGTCGGTATGCTGTATACGGTCTGTCCGCCAGTAATCGATGAGCTGACGACTTGCAGCGGCTCAACTATCTGAATAGACTGTCGGAGGGCGGTGCCAGCTGGACGGCCCGCATAGTGCCGCTCGATGGCTACGTCGTAGCGGGCACCTTGGGTGAGGCGCAGGCTCGGCAGATCGCAGAGCAGCGCGTTGTCTTTCTGAGGACATTCCGCCCGAACAGCCTTGGACTCGGTAATAGTCGAGATATGATACGTAAATACACGGTCGGCTTGATTGATGGTAAAGCGCAGCGGATCTTTGGTAGATATGAGCTGACCTGGTGTTACTGACCGGCTCAGTGCTGGATATGAGCCAGTGGACACGCTGACAGTCTTGCGCAGCGCCGGTATACCGGGCAAGGCTAATTTGATCTGTTGCTGAGAATTCTGCTGCGGAATATTGACGGCACGGAGACATGCGGTTCGGGCAAACAATACAGTTTTGCCAATAGATACGGTGGGGACGGAATCCAGCCGGAAGCTGCGGCTTGGTTGCTGACGGGTCGTACTTGGCAGAAACTGGGGCAAGAAGGTACAAGACTGGCTGGAATACGAAAATGCCACCGTCTTTGGCACGTAGAACTGCAGTACGTACACAGCGGCCAGCACCGCGAACACGATACCGAATATGATCGCAGATTTGCGTCTGCCGGGGAGCTTGCGACTGAGCGATTTGACATGTGCAACAAACGAACTGGCCATAGTCTGGCGAGGTTGTTGCTCGATTGGAGATTGCTGTACGTTGCCCGGATCCATGTCTTGTGTATAAGTATAAGGGTTATGAGTGAAGCCGGCAAAAAATGTACTTATTCTGGCTGCAGGACAGTCTTGCAGCTACTACAGTAGCCGTTTAATTCCACAGTGTGCTGCCGTAGGTCGAAGCCGTATTCTGCCTCGATATCGTGTAATGCTTTCTCAAGCCGGTCGCTCTTGATAGCTATGGATGTACCACATTGCAGGCAAGAGAAGTGATGATGGTGGGCAGAAAATCGCTCGCTGAGCTCGACACTGCTTTTCATGCCATTCCACACCCGGTGTACGATACCGATTTTTTCAAAGAGCCGGATAGTTCTGTATACAGTAACTTTGTCGAGTGCAGGCAAGCTGTATATGAGTTGCTGGACGGTAGCCGGTTCATGCAGGTTTACCAAGGCTTCAAATATGCGGAGCCGCGGCAATGTCATGCTGTAGCCATGTTTGCCAAGTAATTCTGTAAGCTTTTGAGAAGTCTCCATATTGCAAAATAGTACACAAATTGCAACTAATTTGCAAATATAGCTGAGCTTACCTAAAATTCAAGGTACAGCTTATGAAAATATACGATACATTCGATGCGGTA contains:
- a CDS encoding DUF2817 domain-containing protein; the protein is MDPGNVQQSPIEQQPRQTMASSFVAHVKSLSRKLPGRRKSAIIFGIVFAVLAAVYVLQFYVPKTVAFSYSSQSCTFLPQFLPSTTRQQPSRSFRLDSVPTVSIGKTVLFARTACLRAVNIPQQNSQQQIKLALPGIPALRKTVSVSTGSYPALSRSVTPGQLISTKDPLRFTINQADRVFTYHISTITESKAVRAECPQKDNALLCDLPSLRLTQGARYDVAIERHYAGRPAGTALRQSIQIVEPLQVVSSSITGGQTVYSIPTEITLTLNKPANNYKNVTLKTTTGPALTIKATPTFKDKVVTFKLEQPLPRSVSLQLSVENITSADGGYLAAPYTLAFATSGGPKVQSVNIGSYKISSGQPIVLTFDSPIGAGQNLNDFIKIESGGNVSAAISASGNSITIRPASLAPCSGFTVKVLDGLKNEHGVVGGSAWQYASRITCQQVFSIGTSTAGRGITAYRFGNGDNKIVYVGGTHGNEKSSVTILNRWIEQLEAQSSRIPARTSIIVIPALNPDGYAANSRTNASNVDLNRNFPANNWKSGVTLPNKTFLPAGGGSAPLSEPESRAIADYLVAQRPRLVLTYHASGNIVIPNDAGDSVAVARQYADKSSVYFSANAQTGAIFDYDTTGAMEDWLYDKLGITTLLIELLSQTSNDYNNHQNAMWWTAGL
- a CDS encoding Fur family transcriptional regulator — protein: METSQKLTELLGKHGYSMTLPRLRIFEALVNLHEPATVQQLIYSLPALDKVTVYRTIRLFEKIGIVHRVWNGMKSSVELSERFSAHHHHFSCLQCGTSIAIKSDRLEKALHDIEAEYGFDLRQHTVELNGYCSSCKTVLQPE